A single Lolium perenne isolate Kyuss_39 chromosome 6, Kyuss_2.0, whole genome shotgun sequence DNA region contains:
- the LOC127305889 gene encoding uncharacterized protein, with the protein MAAHVLSLLLTLLCLHHLAMALDLEQQAASLVAIKNSFSPPPPALHATWTLANHAALCRSWPAVACDNRSAVVSLDLSAHNLSGALSPAIAGLTALRHLDLSSNSISGELPTSLAALHNLRYVNLSNNQFNGTLQRLDLAAMSSLRVLDLYDNDFAGPLPRTLPYETLVHLDLGGNFFSGIIPGTTFGRLQAVEFLSLAGNSLTGAIPPELSRLAALKQLFLGYFNQFDGGIPPALGRLANLVHLDLANCGLTGGIPPALGSLARLDTLYLQTNQLNGTIPQELGNLTALRFLDVSNNALTGEVPPELAALRELRLVNMFINRFRGSVPGFLGELEHLEVLKLWQNNFTGAIPAALGRAAPLREVDLSTNRLTGEVPRWLCARGQLQILILLDNFLFGAIPDGLGACTTLTRVRLGQNYLTGELPRGFLYLPSLTTVELQSNYLTGHIPSPAPATAMTNKSNVLSLLNLSSNRFNGSLPASIGSFTSLQTLLLGGNRLAGVIPKQFGQLKRLLKLDMSGNNLTGSVPDEIGECVSLTYLDLSANQLSGAVPGVALARIKVLNYLNVSWNRLDGAVPPEMGGMKSLTVADFSHNDLSGRVPRDGQFAYLNATSFAGNPRLCGMDASSPCDLTTSGPQLWPDGGGGEAATKVSSVWGARLKLAAALGLLACSVAFAAAAVATTRSAMQRRRLRQASGGWRMTAFQKVSFGWSDVVGCVKENSVVGRGGAGVVYRGTMPGGEVVAVKRIAAGVDGDDDDGGFSAEVRTLGKIRHRHIVRLLAFCCSDAGGKGRGKSRRSNLLVYEYMVNGSLGDMLHGGDGEARTMTWATRVRVATEAAMGLCYLHHDCSPPILHRDVKSNNILLDAAMEAHVADFGLAKYLRHGGNGAASECMSAIAGSYGYIAPEYAYTLKVDEKSDVYSFGVVVLELVTGQRPVGPHLGEEGGTDLVQWVRARVGVDHAGVAGILDPRLRGDVPAWEAAQVLLVGLLCVQEQSVERPTMRDVVHMLQQARQPQQHAPRGGGPAPPIPGGVRQDDGDTTDEAAGDSWPERRRTVIP; encoded by the exons ATGGCGGCTCACGTCCTCTCCTTGCTGCTCACATTGCTCTGTCTCCATCACCTCGCCATGGCTTTGGACTTGGAGCAGCAGGCTGCCAGCCTCGTCGCCATCAAGAACTCATtctctcctccgccgccagctctACACGCCACATGGACGCTCGCCAACCACGCTGCGCTATGCCGCTCCTGGCCAGCCGTCGCCTGCGACAACCGCAGCGCCGTCGTGTCGCTCGACCTCTCCGCCCACAACCTCTCTGGCGCGCTCTccccggccatcgccggcctgaCCGCCCTCCGACACCTCGACCTCTCCTCCAACTCCATCTCCGGCGAGCTGCCCACGTCCCTCGCCGCTCTCCACAACCTCCGCTACGTCAACCTCTCCAACAACCAGTTCAACGGCACACTTCAGCGACTCGACCTCGCCGCCATGTCCTCCCTCCGCGTGCTCGACCTCTACGACAACGACTTCGCCGGCCCGCTCCCCCGGACACTGCCGTACGAGACGCTCGTCCACCTCGACCTCGGCGGCAACTTCTTCTCCGGCATTATTCCCGGCACCACTTTCGGCCGGTTACAGGCCGTCGAGTTCCTGTCACTCGCTGGCAACAGCCTCACCGGCGCCATCCCGCCCGAGCTCAGCCGCCTCGCCGCGCTGAAACAGCTCTTCCTCGGCTACTTCAACCAGTTCGACGGTGGCATCCCGCCCGCGCTCGGGCGCCTCGCAAACCTCGTCCACCTCGACCTCGCAAATTGCGGCCTGACCGGCGGGATCCCGCCGGCGCTGGGCAGCCTCGCGAGGCTCGACACGCTGTACCTGCAGACGAACCAGCTCAATGGCACCATCCCACAGGAGCTCGGCAACCTCACCGCGCTACGCTTCCTCGACGTCTCCAACAACGCGCTCACGGGGGAAGTCCCGCCGGAGCTCGCCGCGCTGCGGGAGCTCAGGCTGGTCAACATGTTCATCAACCGCTTCCGGGGCAGCGTCCCGGGGTTCCTCGGCGAGCTCGAGCACCTCGAGGTGCTCAAGCTGTGGCAGAACAACTTCACGGGCGCCATCCCGGCGGCGCTCGGCCGTGCGGCGCCGCTCCGGGAGGTGGACCTTTCGACGAACCGGTTGACGGGCGAGGTGCCGCGGTGGCTGTGCGCGCGGGGGCAGCTCCAGATCCTCATCCTCCTCGACAACTTCCTCTTCGGCGCAATACCGGACGGACTCGGCGCGTGCACGACGCTCACGCGGGTGCGCCTTGGACAGAACTACCTCACCGGCGAACTCCCACGCGGCTTCCTCTACCTGCCTTCGCTCACCACCGTCGAGCTGCAGAGCAACTACCTCACCGGCCACATTCCTTCGCCCGCACCAGCCACGGCGATGACGAACAAAAGTAACGTTCTGTCGTTGCTGAACCTGTCGAGCAACAGGTTCAACGGCTCGCTGCCAGCGTCCATCGGCAGCTTCACGTCGCTGCAGACGCTCCTCCTCGGCGGCAACCGTCTGGCCGGCGTGATCCCAAAACAGTTTGGCCAGCTGAAGCGGCTGCTGAAGCTGGACATGAGCGGCAACAACCTCACCGGCTCGGTCCCGGACGAGATCGGCGAGTGCGTGTCGCTGACATACCTGGACCTGAGCGCGAACCAGCTCTCCGGCGCCGTCCCGGGCGTGGCGCTGGCTCGGATTAAGGTGCTCAACTACCTGAACGTGTCCTGGAACCGGCTCGACGGCGCCGTCCCACCGGAGATGGGCGGGATGAAGAGCCTCACCGTGGCCGACTTCTCCCACAACGACTTGTCCGGCCGCGTGCCGCGGGACGGGCAGTTCGCCTACCTCAACGCCACGTCTTTCGCTGGCAACCCGCGGCTGTGCGGGATGGACGCGTCCAGCCCCTGCGACCTGACAACGTCTGGCCCACAGCTCTGGCCGGACGGCGGTGGCGGTGAGGCGGCAACGAAGGTGTCATCCGTATGGGGCGCGCGGCTGAAGCTCGCGGCGGCGCTGGGGCTGCTGGCGTGCTCGGTGGCGTTCGCGGCGGCTGCGGTGGCGACGACGCGGTCGGCGATGCAGAGGAGGCGGCTGAGGCAGGCGAGCGGCGGGTGGCGGATGACGGCGTTCCAGAAGGTGTCGTTCGGGTGGAGCGACGTGGTGGGGTGCGTGAAGGAGAACAGCGTGGtggggcgcggcggcgccggGGTGGTGTACCGCGGGACGATGCCCGGCGGGGAGGTCGTGGCGGTGAAGCGGATCGCGGCGGGCgtggacggcgacgacgacgacggcgggttTTCGGCGGAGGTGCGGACGCTGGGCAAGATCCGGCACCGGCACATCGTGCGGCTGCTGGCCTTCTGCTGCTCCGACGCAGGCGGCAAGGGCAGGGGCAAGAGCAGGAGGAGCAACCTGCTGGTGTACGAGTACATGGTGAACGGCAGCCTAGGGGATATGTtgcacggcggcgacggcgaggccaGGACGATGACGTGGGCGACGCGGGTGCGGGTGGCGACGGAGGCGGCGATGGGGCTGTGCTACCTGCACCACGACTGCTCGCCGCCGATCCTGCACCGGGACGTCAAGTCCAACAACATCCTCCTCGACGCCGCCATGGAGGCGCACGTCGCCGACTTCGGGCTCGCCAAGTACCTGCGCCACGGCGGGAACGGCGCCGCGTCAGAGTGCATGTCCGCCATCGCCGGATCGTACGGATACATCGCGCCAG AGTACGCGTACACGCTGAAGGTGGACGAGAAGAGCGACGTGTACAGCTTCGGGGTGGTGGTGCTGGAGCTGGTGACTGGGCAGCGGCCGGTGGGCCCGCACCTCGGCGAGGAGGGCGGCACGGACCTGGTGCAGTGGGTGCGCGCCCGCGTCGGCGTCGACCACGCCGGCGTGGCCGGGATCCTGGACCCTCGGCTGCGCGGCGACGTGCCGGCGTGGGAGGCGGCGCAGGTGCTGCTGGTGGGGCTGCTGTGCGTGCAGGAGCAGAGCGTGGAGCGGCCCACCATGCGCGACGTCGTCCACATGCTCCAGCAGGCGCGGCAGCCACAGCAGCACGCTCCTCGAGGCGGCGGACCAGCGCCCCCGATTCCTGGCGGTGTCCGGCAGGACGACGGCGATACGACAGACGAGGCTGCCGGAGACAGTTGGCCGGAGAGGAGGAGGACCGTGATCCCTTGA